A single window of Rana temporaria chromosome 1, aRanTem1.1, whole genome shotgun sequence DNA harbors:
- the PIK3IP1 gene encoding LOW QUALITY PROTEIN: phosphoinositide-3-kinase-interacting protein 1 (The sequence of the model RefSeq protein was modified relative to this genomic sequence to represent the inferred CDS: deleted 1 base in 1 codon) produces the protein MIFQRRRQHHQTTQKPEDSTTLYIEPEEVNLAQPVISISERVQAQAREKKDLGTLGYVLGILMVVIIIAIGSGIVVDTYTRGVEI, from the exons ATGATATTCCAGAGGAGACGCCAGCACCACCAGACCACACAGAAGCCAGAGGACTCAACAACTCTCTACATTGAACCAGAGGAGGTCAATTTGGCACAGCCTGTGATCAGCATCAGTGAGAGAGTCCAGGCCCAAGCC CGTGAGAAGAAGGACCTTGGCACATTAG GTTATGTCCTTGGCATCTTGATGGTGGTGATAATTATAGCCATTGGCAGCGGCATTGTGGTTGATACGTATACAAGAG GGGTAGAGATCTGA